The Rissa tridactyla isolate bRisTri1 chromosome 6, bRisTri1.patW.cur.20221130, whole genome shotgun sequence genome includes a region encoding these proteins:
- the PPP1R7 gene encoding protein phosphatase 1 regulatory subunit 7 isoform X2, which translates to MAAESAEGPQEMMEVDKRIESEESGDEEGKKQAVRLVTDLSQQSLRDEQNGENTGEAETPVDMETISLDPEAEDVDLNHFRIGKIEGFEVLKKVKTLCLRQNLIKHIENLEQLQTLRELDLYDNQIRKIENLESLVELEILDISFNVLRHIEGLDRLTQLKKLFLVNNKISKIENLSSLQMLQMLELGSNRIRAIENIDTLANLDSLFLGKNKITKLQNLDALTNLTVLSIQNNRLTKIEGLQSLVNLRELYLSHNGIEVIEGLENNNKLTMLDIASNRIKKIENISHLTELQEFWMNDNLIESWSDLDELKGAKNLETVYLERNPLQKDPQYRRKIMLALPTVRQIDATFVRF; encoded by the exons ATGGCGGCGGAGAGCGCAGAGGGACCGCAGGAGATGATGGAGG TTGATAAGCGGATTGAATCAGAGGAGTCTGGAGATGAAGAAGGGAAGAAGCAAGCAGTTCGCTTAGTAACAGACCTCAGTCAGCAGAGCCTGAGAGATGAGCAGAATGGTGAGAACACAG gagaagcagagacACCAGTGGACATGGAGACAATTAGCCTGGACCCAGAAGCTGAG GACGTTGACTTGAATCATTTCCGAATTGGCAAGATTGAAGGATTTGAGGTGCTCAAGAAAGTGAAG ACTCTCTGTCTCCGTCAGAATTTGATTAAACACATTGAGAACCTGGAGCAATTGCAGACCTTGCGGGAACTGGATCTCTATGACAATCAAATTCGGAAGATCGAGAACTTGGAGTCTCTAGTGGAACTTGA GATCCTGGACATCTCCTTTAACGTTCTGCGACACATTGAAGGACTAGATCGGCTTACCCAACTTAAAAAACTCTTCCTTGTCAACAACAAAATCAGCAAAATCGAGAATTTGAGCAGCTTGCAGATGCTACAGATGTTAGAGTTGGGATCCAATCGAATTCGG GCAATTGAAAACATTGACACCTTGGCTAACCTTGACAGTCTGTTCCTTGGAAAGAATAAAATCACCAAGCTCCAGAACTTGGATGCACTGACAAACTTGACTGTGCTCAGTATACAG AATAACCGTCTGACCAAGATTGAGGGGCTGCAGAGCCTGGTGAATTTGCGTGAGTTGTACCTCAGCCACAATGGCATCGAAGTCATCGAGGGACTGGAGAACAAT AACAAACTCACGATGCTGGACATTGCATCCAACAGAATCAAGAAGATTGAAAATATCAGTCACCTAACAGAGCTGCAGGAATTCTGG ATGAATGATAATCTCATCGAGAGCTGGAGCGACCTGGATGAGCTGAAAGGAGCGAAGAACTTGGAAACTGTATATCTGGAGCGAAACCCCTTGCAGAAAGATCCCCAGTACCGGCGCAAAATCATGCTGGCCCTCCCAACTGTCCGGCAGATCGATGCCACGTTTGTTCGATTCTGA
- the PPP1R7 gene encoding protein phosphatase 1 regulatory subunit 7 isoform X3 has translation MAAESAEGPQEMMEVDKRIESEESGDEEGKKQAVRLVTDLSQQSLRDEQNGEAETPVDMETISLDPEAEDVDLNHFRIGKIEGFEVLKKVKTLCLRQNLIKHIENLEQLQTLRELDLYDNQIRKIENLESLVELEILDISFNVLRHIEGLDRLTQLKKLFLVNNKISKIENLSSLQMLQMLELGSNRIRAIENIDTLANLDSLFLGKNKITKLQNLDALTNLTVLSIQNNRLTKIEGLQSLVNLRELYLSHNGIEVIEGLENNNKLTMLDIASNRIKKIENISHLTELQEFWMNDNLIESWSDLDELKGAKNLETVYLERNPLQKDPQYRRKIMLALPTVRQIDATFVRF, from the exons ATGGCGGCGGAGAGCGCAGAGGGACCGCAGGAGATGATGGAGG TTGATAAGCGGATTGAATCAGAGGAGTCTGGAGATGAAGAAGGGAAGAAGCAAGCAGTTCGCTTAGTAACAGACCTCAGTCAGCAGAGCCTGAGAGATGAGCAGAATG gagaagcagagacACCAGTGGACATGGAGACAATTAGCCTGGACCCAGAAGCTGAG GACGTTGACTTGAATCATTTCCGAATTGGCAAGATTGAAGGATTTGAGGTGCTCAAGAAAGTGAAG ACTCTCTGTCTCCGTCAGAATTTGATTAAACACATTGAGAACCTGGAGCAATTGCAGACCTTGCGGGAACTGGATCTCTATGACAATCAAATTCGGAAGATCGAGAACTTGGAGTCTCTAGTGGAACTTGA GATCCTGGACATCTCCTTTAACGTTCTGCGACACATTGAAGGACTAGATCGGCTTACCCAACTTAAAAAACTCTTCCTTGTCAACAACAAAATCAGCAAAATCGAGAATTTGAGCAGCTTGCAGATGCTACAGATGTTAGAGTTGGGATCCAATCGAATTCGG GCAATTGAAAACATTGACACCTTGGCTAACCTTGACAGTCTGTTCCTTGGAAAGAATAAAATCACCAAGCTCCAGAACTTGGATGCACTGACAAACTTGACTGTGCTCAGTATACAG AATAACCGTCTGACCAAGATTGAGGGGCTGCAGAGCCTGGTGAATTTGCGTGAGTTGTACCTCAGCCACAATGGCATCGAAGTCATCGAGGGACTGGAGAACAAT AACAAACTCACGATGCTGGACATTGCATCCAACAGAATCAAGAAGATTGAAAATATCAGTCACCTAACAGAGCTGCAGGAATTCTGG ATGAATGATAATCTCATCGAGAGCTGGAGCGACCTGGATGAGCTGAAAGGAGCGAAGAACTTGGAAACTGTATATCTGGAGCGAAACCCCTTGCAGAAAGATCCCCAGTACCGGCGCAAAATCATGCTGGCCCTCCCAACTGTCCGGCAGATCGATGCCACGTTTGTTCGATTCTGA
- the PPP1R7 gene encoding protein phosphatase 1 regulatory subunit 7 isoform X4 — MGGKSAPKIKVETRVDKRIESEESGDEEGKKQAVRLVTDLSQQSLRDEQNGEAETPVDMETISLDPEAEDVDLNHFRIGKIEGFEVLKKVKTLCLRQNLIKHIENLEQLQTLRELDLYDNQIRKIENLESLVELEILDISFNVLRHIEGLDRLTQLKKLFLVNNKISKIENLSSLQMLQMLELGSNRIRAIENIDTLANLDSLFLGKNKITKLQNLDALTNLTVLSIQNNRLTKIEGLQSLVNLRELYLSHNGIEVIEGLENNNKLTMLDIASNRIKKIENISHLTELQEFWMNDNLIESWSDLDELKGAKNLETVYLERNPLQKDPQYRRKIMLALPTVRQIDATFVRF, encoded by the exons ATGGGAGGAAAAAGTGCACCCAAAATCAAAGTAGAAACAAGGG TTGATAAGCGGATTGAATCAGAGGAGTCTGGAGATGAAGAAGGGAAGAAGCAAGCAGTTCGCTTAGTAACAGACCTCAGTCAGCAGAGCCTGAGAGATGAGCAGAATG gagaagcagagacACCAGTGGACATGGAGACAATTAGCCTGGACCCAGAAGCTGAG GACGTTGACTTGAATCATTTCCGAATTGGCAAGATTGAAGGATTTGAGGTGCTCAAGAAAGTGAAG ACTCTCTGTCTCCGTCAGAATTTGATTAAACACATTGAGAACCTGGAGCAATTGCAGACCTTGCGGGAACTGGATCTCTATGACAATCAAATTCGGAAGATCGAGAACTTGGAGTCTCTAGTGGAACTTGA GATCCTGGACATCTCCTTTAACGTTCTGCGACACATTGAAGGACTAGATCGGCTTACCCAACTTAAAAAACTCTTCCTTGTCAACAACAAAATCAGCAAAATCGAGAATTTGAGCAGCTTGCAGATGCTACAGATGTTAGAGTTGGGATCCAATCGAATTCGG GCAATTGAAAACATTGACACCTTGGCTAACCTTGACAGTCTGTTCCTTGGAAAGAATAAAATCACCAAGCTCCAGAACTTGGATGCACTGACAAACTTGACTGTGCTCAGTATACAG AATAACCGTCTGACCAAGATTGAGGGGCTGCAGAGCCTGGTGAATTTGCGTGAGTTGTACCTCAGCCACAATGGCATCGAAGTCATCGAGGGACTGGAGAACAAT AACAAACTCACGATGCTGGACATTGCATCCAACAGAATCAAGAAGATTGAAAATATCAGTCACCTAACAGAGCTGCAGGAATTCTGG ATGAATGATAATCTCATCGAGAGCTGGAGCGACCTGGATGAGCTGAAAGGAGCGAAGAACTTGGAAACTGTATATCTGGAGCGAAACCCCTTGCAGAAAGATCCCCAGTACCGGCGCAAAATCATGCTGGCCCTCCCAACTGTCCGGCAGATCGATGCCACGTTTGTTCGATTCTGA
- the PPP1R7 gene encoding protein phosphatase 1 regulatory subunit 7 isoform X1 yields MGGKSAPKIKVETRVDKRIESEESGDEEGKKQAVRLVTDLSQQSLRDEQNGENTGEAETPVDMETISLDPEAEDVDLNHFRIGKIEGFEVLKKVKTLCLRQNLIKHIENLEQLQTLRELDLYDNQIRKIENLESLVELEILDISFNVLRHIEGLDRLTQLKKLFLVNNKISKIENLSSLQMLQMLELGSNRIRAIENIDTLANLDSLFLGKNKITKLQNLDALTNLTVLSIQNNRLTKIEGLQSLVNLRELYLSHNGIEVIEGLENNNKLTMLDIASNRIKKIENISHLTELQEFWMNDNLIESWSDLDELKGAKNLETVYLERNPLQKDPQYRRKIMLALPTVRQIDATFVRF; encoded by the exons ATGGGAGGAAAAAGTGCACCCAAAATCAAAGTAGAAACAAGGG TTGATAAGCGGATTGAATCAGAGGAGTCTGGAGATGAAGAAGGGAAGAAGCAAGCAGTTCGCTTAGTAACAGACCTCAGTCAGCAGAGCCTGAGAGATGAGCAGAATGGTGAGAACACAG gagaagcagagacACCAGTGGACATGGAGACAATTAGCCTGGACCCAGAAGCTGAG GACGTTGACTTGAATCATTTCCGAATTGGCAAGATTGAAGGATTTGAGGTGCTCAAGAAAGTGAAG ACTCTCTGTCTCCGTCAGAATTTGATTAAACACATTGAGAACCTGGAGCAATTGCAGACCTTGCGGGAACTGGATCTCTATGACAATCAAATTCGGAAGATCGAGAACTTGGAGTCTCTAGTGGAACTTGA GATCCTGGACATCTCCTTTAACGTTCTGCGACACATTGAAGGACTAGATCGGCTTACCCAACTTAAAAAACTCTTCCTTGTCAACAACAAAATCAGCAAAATCGAGAATTTGAGCAGCTTGCAGATGCTACAGATGTTAGAGTTGGGATCCAATCGAATTCGG GCAATTGAAAACATTGACACCTTGGCTAACCTTGACAGTCTGTTCCTTGGAAAGAATAAAATCACCAAGCTCCAGAACTTGGATGCACTGACAAACTTGACTGTGCTCAGTATACAG AATAACCGTCTGACCAAGATTGAGGGGCTGCAGAGCCTGGTGAATTTGCGTGAGTTGTACCTCAGCCACAATGGCATCGAAGTCATCGAGGGACTGGAGAACAAT AACAAACTCACGATGCTGGACATTGCATCCAACAGAATCAAGAAGATTGAAAATATCAGTCACCTAACAGAGCTGCAGGAATTCTGG ATGAATGATAATCTCATCGAGAGCTGGAGCGACCTGGATGAGCTGAAAGGAGCGAAGAACTTGGAAACTGTATATCTGGAGCGAAACCCCTTGCAGAAAGATCCCCAGTACCGGCGCAAAATCATGCTGGCCCTCCCAACTGTCCGGCAGATCGATGCCACGTTTGTTCGATTCTGA
- the PASK gene encoding LOW QUALITY PROTEIN: PAS domain-containing serine/threonine-protein kinase (The sequence of the model RefSeq protein was modified relative to this genomic sequence to represent the inferred CDS: inserted 3 bases in 2 codons) has translation MAAKTYSPSEGGXSSVGLVLAHLNGSDKLSRSYPWVSRSRKSQLSELCRLRASLSGEKWSSFCLSSLAARNICTSKIGNSWAQWNSASLSTSTGSFSSCSFLHALAVEESSQHLPTAARNPNKAIFTVDANTTEILVANDKACKLLGCSSQELIGQKLSHLISKSSQEVWETVGEEYIETDECSLLVSGTVVDVIGRLKEKIPVSIWLRRIRSKDNQCCVVVLEPVERLSASVSFRDDGEITSCDLLFAHLHGYPTSEEVVGLHIKDLIPSVQIPPLGKKIPKNLRIQRAVGQSREGNMFPLSLKLQVSLLEEDQAAVQKDGVPQTEKQGSFTGYHYSATVVVFSTISGLITVQSDGTICGIKDSFALMLFGYEKKELLGKNITFLIPGFYNNVERSSDCSLPLPPLDNSTGTESECIFEDVAACHAAGSGSCNKDSNFLAVSLASFLSRDEEQKLERRHKDDELIHDETKQKNGTGLFSTPSPPEVTSTPSNSEDSIATDGLSAHRREPYPETWLDRIRAVEQCRTVETVGSNNSQKMLFARLSDSEQLDLGQNMKMPVRSSDSAVSSASGTRNASETGILPNRLQVHHQDIKEVNFQQICSLLYEMLKRQRSADAWGQASSVNVALSPVCSRLEDSLDTASYGPIKLPSDVIGNSPGTPTIDEPWSGTTPECRQDFQSHMVTAQLSKPNFMCDAKHSSLGHAVIENCLLNDPSSLFANGRNTVRDVCSGNKTGCSASAPGVATNSEEVKESDTALNCICSGLEVLGLNIGVKGSSDNYLGITAALVGASSSNAVDVAVGNMLTQKNRAFSTGQEKQLLNGDAIEHGSSGWLASHRCLENSEGSSKAFLDKPETLAETVGDDVNRNPLKSKDSPEEDCQLHGQQNMEIKLTSTPVKQEGRLNPAVPLTLEILEGSYTGNCCHKDGSQLSILFEVKRVELQDPAVLFCVWVVKDLLQSQKEAAAKTRLLLSSLASSAQSIADLSTYSLGEASRSTSLFESSRRAEELEGLRACEGEYAKNYNTLSLIGKGSFGFVWTAMGKKNHHQVVVKFIWKERVLEDCWVDDPDLGRVTQEIAILLKLQHPSIIKVLDVFENEHFFQLVMEKHGSGLDLFTFIDNQPNLDEPLASYIFRQLVSAVGYLHCRNILHRDIKDENIVIAEDFTIKLVDFGSAAYLEPGKLFYTFCGTIEYCSPEVLSGKPYRGPELEMWSLGVTLYTLVFGENPFCELEEAVAADLNPPRPVSKGLMDLIAGLLHPVPEQRTTLAMLVEDHWLKQPVNLGDYTWEEVYISAETESSRFRNSSGACAQGGRLPAPCMESELCLNAPXTECADPCREEAVAVECPAWGLGHHCPPSPQHSPSPWNRTSLTAGRVPSLKNQHELTVSASLL, from the exons ATGGCAGCCAAAACTTATAGCCCCTCTGAAGGGG CTTCATCAGTAGGCTTAGTCCTTGCTCACTTGAATGGCTCTGATAAGCTAAGTAGATCCTACCCCTGggtcagcaggagcaggaaaagTCAGCTCTCTGAACTCTGCCGGCTTAGAGCATCTCTGTCAG GGGAGAAATGGAgctctttctgtttgtcttcacTGGCAGCTCGTAACATTTGTACCAGCAAAATTGGTAACTCGTGGGCTCAGTGGAATTCTGCCTCTCTTTCCACTTCCACTggaagtttttcttcttgttcctttttgCATGCCCTCGCTGTGGAGGAATCCAGTCAGCACCTCCCAACTGCTGCACGCAACCCAAACAAAGCCATCTTCACCGTGGATGCCAACACAACAGAG atCCTAGTGGCTAATGACAAAGCCTGCAAGCTGCTTGGCTGCAGTAGTCAGGAACTCATTGGTCAAAAGCTGTCCCACTTGATATCCAAATCCAGTCAAGAAGTATGGGAAACTGTGGGTGAGGAGTACATAGAAACTGATGAATGTTCATTGCTGGTTTCAGGAACAGTG GTGGATGTTATAGGCCGTCTCAAAGAGAAGATCCCTGTCTCAATCTGGCTGAGGCGAATAAGAAGCAAGGACAACCAGTGTTGTGTGGTTGTGCTGGAACCAGTGGAAAGACTTTCAGCTTCTGTTTCCTTCAGGGATGAC GGAGAGATTACATCATGTGACCTCCTTTTTGCACATCTCCATGGCTACCCAACATCGGAAGAAGTAGTTGGGCTCCACATAAAGGACCTGATTCCTTCTGTGCAGATCCCTCCTCtaggcaaaaaaatcccaaag aatCTCAGGATCCAGCGAGCTGTAGGCCAATCTAGAGAGGGTAACATGTTTCCTCTCAGTTTAAAGCTGCAAGTAAGCCTTCTGGAGGAGGACCAAGCGGCAGTGCAGAAAGATGGCGTTCCGCAGACAGAAAAACAAGGCTCTTTCACAGGCTATCATTACTCTGCTACAGTCGTGGTTTTCTCCACCATCAGTGGTCTTATTACTGTGCAGTCAGATGGAACCATCTGTGGCATCAAGGATAGTTTTGCTTTAATGCTTTTTGGCTATGAGAAGAAAGAACTGTTGGGAAAG AACATTACGTTCCTGATCCCTGGTTTCTATAACAACGTGGAGAGAAGCAGTGACTGTTCTTTGCCATTACCTCCTCTTGACAACTCCACAGGGACAGAGAGTGAGTGCATCTTTGAAGATGTTGCTGCCTGCCATGCAGCTGGCTCTGGCTCCTGTAACAAAG ATAGCAACTTCTTGGCTGTATCTTTAGCAAGCTTTCTGTCAAGAGATGAAGAGCAGAAATTGGAAAGAAGACACAAAGATGACGAATTAATACATGATGAGACTAAACAAAAGAACGGGACTGGTTTATTTTCTACTCCCTCACCTCCTGAAGTGACATCCACACCCTCTAATAG TGAAGACAGCATTGCTACCGATGGGCTGTCAGCCCACCGTAGAGAGCCTTACCCTGAAACCTGGCTTGACAGAATCAGAGCAGTGGAACAATGTAGAACAGTGGAAACTGTGGGATCAAATAATTCTCAAAAGATGCTCTTTGCAAGGCTGTCTGATTCAGAACAGTTGGATTTAGGTCAGAACATGAAGATGCCCGTAAGAAGCAGTGATAGTGCAGTATCAAGTGCATCTGGGACTCGAAATGCCAGTGAGACTGGTATCTTGCCTAATCGATTGCAAGTTCATCATCAAGACATCAAGGAAGTAAATTTCCAGCAGATCTGTAGCTTACTGTATGAAATGCTGAAGCGTCAGCGCTCTGCTGATGCCTGGGGACAAGCTTCTTCAGTAAATGTTGCCTTGTCACCTGTTTGTTCTAGGCTAGAAGACAGTCTAGATACCGCATCCTATGGCCCAATTAAGCTGCCTTCTGATGTTATTGGTAACTCACCTGGAACACCAACAATAGATGAGCCCTGGTCTGGGACAACACCGGAATGCAGACAAGACTTTCAAAGCCACATGGTTACAGCACAGTTGTCAAAACCAAACTTCATGTGTGATGCAAAACATTCCAGCCTTGGCCACGCTGTCATTGAAAACTGCCTGCTAAATGATCCTTCATCCCTCTTTGCAAATGGAAGAAATACTGTCCGTGATGTTTGCTCAGGCAATAAAACGGGTTGCAGTGCTTCTGCACCTGGAGTTGCCACAAACTCTGAAGAGGTTAAAGAATCAGACACTGCGCTGAACTGTATTTGCTCTGGTCTTGAGGTACTGGGTCTGAATATTGGTGTCAAGGGGAGCTCAGACAATTATTTAGGTATTACTGCAGCTCTTGTAGGAGCATCCTCCTCTAATGCAGTGGACGTGGCTGTAGGCAATATGCTTACTCAGAAAAACAGAGCTTTTTCAACTGGGCAAGAAAAGCAGCTGTTGAATGGTGATGCCATAGAACATGGTTCTTCTGGGTGGCTGGCCTCCCACAGGTGTTTAGAAAACTCTGAAGGATCATCCAAAGCATTTCTTGATAAGCCTGAAACTCTTGCAGAGACTGTGGGGGACGACGTCAACAGAAACCCACTGAAAAGCAAAGATAGTCCTGAAGAAGACTGCCAGTTACATGGGCAGCAAAATATGGAGATAAAATTAACATCGACCCCAGTGAAACAAGAGGGAAGGCTGAATCCAGCAGTTCCTTTGACCTTGGAGATTCTGGAAGGCAGCTACACTGGAAATTGCTGTCACAAAGATGGTTCACAATTAA GTATACTCTTTGAAGTGAAACGTGTAGAACTGCAGGACCCTGCCGTACTTTTCTGTGTCTGGGTGGTGAAAGACCTTCTACAGAGCCAGAAGGAAGCCGCAGCAAAGACTCGGCTGTTGCTCTCTAGTCTAGCAAGCTCTGCCCAGTCTATTGCAGATCTTTCTACATATAGTCTTGGAGAA GCCAGCAGATCAACTTCACTTTTTGAGAGTTCCCGAAGAGCTGAAGAGCTTGAAGGATTAAGGGCATGTGAGGGGGAATATGCAAAAAATTACAACACTCTCAGTCTTATTGGCAAAGGATCTTTTGGCTTTGTCTGGACTGCCATGGGCAAGAAAAATCACCATCag GTTGTTGTGAAGTTCATCTGGAAGGAGAGGGTGCTTGAGGACTGCTGGGTGGATGATCCTGATCTGGGGAGAGTTACTCAAGAAATTGCAATCCTGTTGAAGCTGCAGCACCCCAGTATCATTAAG GTGCTGGATGTAtttgaaaatgaacatttctTCCAGTTGGTAATGGAGAAGCATGGATCTGGTCTGGATCTCTTTACATTCATTGATAATCAGCCCAACTTGGATGAGCCGTTAGCAAGCTATATATTCAGACAG ctTGTATCAGCTGTTGGGTATCTCCACTGTAGAAACATTCTTCACAGAGATATCAAGGATGAAAACATTGTCATTGCTGAAGATTTCACAATTAAATTAGTGGACTTTGGTTCAGCTGCCTACCTGGAACCTGGAAAATTGTTTTATACTTTCTGTGGGACAATTGAATACTGCTCACCAGAAGTGCTGTCTGGCAAACC GTACCGGGGCCCTGAGCTGGAGATGTGGTCACTTGGTGTCACGCTTTATACCCTAGTGTTCGGAGAGAATCCCTTCTGTGAGCTGGAGGAGGCCGTGGCAGCTGACCTGAATCCTCCTCGGCCTGTGTCAAAAG GTCTCATGGATCTCATTGCCGGGCTTTTGCACCCTGTTCCGGAGCAGCGCACCACTCTAGCAATGTTAGTAGAGGATCATTGGCTGAAGCAGCCTGTGAACCTGGGTGATTATACCTGGGAAGAGGTATACATCTCTGCCGAGACAG AAAGCAGCAGATTCAGAAACAGTTCTGGCGCGTGTGCACAAGGAGGCAGGCTCCCAGCTCCTTGCATGGAGAGTGAGCTATGCTTGAACGCTCC GACTGAGTGCGCGGATCCCTGCCGGGAAGAAGCAGTGGCTGTGGAGTGCCCGGCCTGGGGTCTGGGGCATCACTGCCCTCCCTCTCCGCAACACAGCCCCTCCCCGTGGAACCGTACCTCCCTTACCGCAGGACGTGTACCCTCACTCAAGAACCAACATGAACTAACTGTAAGCGCCTCTCTCTTGTAG
- the MTERF4 gene encoding transcription termination factor 4, mitochondrial: MAARLLRGCGRAAAMGRAPVLRGLPAAPGLGPRRGCGEAAGLRAMGFSEEQARRLLGLQPRLGPTRREAAAAELLLLGLSAEAALELLERSPALLRMPTGRLRERAEELRRLGLDGGQLRRAVSRCPQLFTLPRRRMAAAVRLLREQCLFTAEQLREVLGSCPAVLLEEPRRLHHHFQYAYFRMGIQQKEMVRARLFRMPFGELRNRHIFLERRGLYQTPHKGQTQSSNPKLRDILQLPEEDFLASLALASPEEYEVFKKLLAREEEEEEEEDRDALYTEEDEDLDSEGSKTARE, encoded by the exons ATGGCGGCGCGGCTGCTGcgcggctgcgggcgggcggccgcgATGGGCCGGGCCCCGGTGCTCCGcggcctccccgccgcgcccgggctgggcccccgccgcggctgcggggaggcggcggggctgcgggccatgGGCTTCAGCGAAGAGCAGGCCCGgcggctcctggggctgcagccccggctcggcccgacgcggcgggaggcggcggcggcggagctgctgctgctggggctgagcgCCGAGGCCGCCCTCGAACTGCTGGAACGGAGCCCGGCGCTGCTGCGGATGCCGACGGGGCGGCTGCGGGAGCGCGCCGAAGAGCTGCGGCGCCTGGGGCTGGACGGAG GTCAGCTGCGGCGGGCCGTGAGCCGCTGCCCCCAGCTCTTCACCCTGCCCCGGAGGAGGATGGCGGCGGCGGTGCGGCTGCTGCGGGAGCAGTGCCTCTTCACGGCCGAGCAGCTgagggaggtgctggggagctgccccgccgtgctgctggaggagccgcGCCGCCTCCACCACCACTTCCAG TACGCCTACTTCAGGATGGGGATCCAGCAGAAGGAGATGGTGAGGGCCCGTCTCTTCCGCATGCCCTTCGGCGAGCTCAGGAACCGGCACATCTTCCTGGAGCGCCGGGGGCTCTACCAGACCCCACACAAAGGCCAGACCCAAAGCAGTAACCCGAAACTGAGGGACATCCTTCAGCTCCCAGAGGAAGACTTCCTGGCCAGCCTGGCCCTCGCCTCCCCGGAGGAGTATGAGGTCTTCAAGAAGCTGCTGGCtcgagaggaggaagaggaggaggaggaggacagggatgCACTGTACACAGAGGAAGATGAAGACTTGGACAGTGAGGGAAGTAAAACAGCCCGGGAGTGA